The proteins below come from a single Pseudomonas chlororaphis genomic window:
- a CDS encoding amino acid ABC transporter permease: protein MNYNWDWGVFFKSTGVGSETYLDWYIAGLGWTIAIAVVAWIIALMLGSILGVMRTVPNRLVSGIATCYVELFRNVPLLVQLFIWYFLVPDLLPENLQEWYKQDLNPTTSAYLSVVVCLGLFTAARVCEQVRTGIQALPRGQESAARAMGFKLPQIYWNVLLPQAYRIIIPPLTSEFLNVFKNSSVASLIGLMELLAQTKQTAEFSANLFEAFTLATLIYFTLNMSLMLLMRMVEKKVAVPGLISVGGK, encoded by the coding sequence ATGAATTACAACTGGGACTGGGGCGTGTTCTTCAAGTCCACCGGCGTGGGCAGCGAGACTTATCTCGACTGGTACATCGCCGGCCTGGGCTGGACCATCGCCATCGCCGTCGTCGCCTGGATCATCGCCCTGATGCTGGGCTCTATCCTGGGCGTGATGCGCACCGTGCCGAACCGGCTGGTGTCGGGCATCGCCACCTGCTACGTGGAGCTTTTCCGCAACGTGCCGCTGCTGGTTCAGCTGTTCATCTGGTACTTCCTGGTGCCCGACCTGCTGCCCGAAAACCTGCAGGAGTGGTACAAGCAGGACCTGAACCCGACCACCTCGGCCTACCTGAGCGTCGTCGTGTGCCTGGGGCTGTTTACCGCCGCCCGGGTCTGCGAACAGGTGCGCACCGGTATCCAGGCGCTGCCGCGCGGCCAGGAATCCGCTGCCCGCGCCATGGGCTTCAAGCTGCCGCAGATCTACTGGAACGTGCTGCTGCCCCAGGCGTATCGGATCATCATTCCGCCGCTGACCTCGGAATTCCTCAACGTCTTCAAGAACTCCTCCGTGGCCTCGCTGATCGGCCTGATGGAATTGCTCGCGCAGACCAAGCAGACCGCCGAGTTCTCCGCCAACCTGTTCGAAGCCTTTACCCTGGCGACGCTGATCTACTTCACCTTGAACATGAGCCTGATGCTGCTCATGCGCATGGTCGAGAAGAAAGTCGCGGTGCCCGGCCTGATCTCCGTGGGGGGTAAATGA
- a CDS encoding amino acid ABC transporter permease translates to MEFDFSGVVPAIPGLWNGMVMTLKLMALGVVGGIILGTILALMRLSHNKLISNIAGAYVNYFRSIPLLLVITWFYLAVPFVLRWITGEDTPIGAFGSCVVAFMMFEAAYFCEIVRAGVQSIPKGQMGAAQALGMNYGQTMRLIILPQAFRKMTPLLLQQSIILFQDTSLVYTVGLVDFLNASRANGDIIGRSNEFLIVAGLVYFTISFAASLLVKRLQKRFAV, encoded by the coding sequence ATGGAATTCGATTTCAGCGGTGTCGTCCCGGCCATTCCCGGCCTGTGGAATGGCATGGTGATGACCTTGAAACTGATGGCCCTGGGTGTCGTCGGCGGGATCATCCTGGGGACGATCCTGGCGTTGATGCGCCTGTCCCACAACAAACTGATCTCCAACATCGCCGGCGCGTACGTCAACTACTTCCGCTCGATCCCGCTGCTGCTGGTCATCACCTGGTTCTACCTGGCGGTGCCGTTCGTGCTGCGCTGGATCACCGGCGAAGACACGCCGATCGGGGCCTTCGGCTCCTGCGTCGTGGCCTTCATGATGTTCGAGGCGGCGTACTTCTGCGAAATCGTGCGCGCCGGCGTGCAGTCGATCCCCAAGGGCCAGATGGGTGCGGCCCAGGCCCTGGGCATGAACTATGGCCAGACCATGCGCCTGATCATCCTGCCCCAGGCGTTCCGCAAGATGACCCCGCTGCTGCTGCAGCAGAGCATCATCCTGTTTCAGGACACCTCGCTGGTCTACACGGTCGGCCTGGTGGACTTCCTCAATGCTTCGCGGGCCAATGGCGACATCATCGGCCGCTCCAATGAGTTCCTGATCGTCGCAGGTCTCGTGTACTTCACAATCAGCTTTGCCGCCTCGCTGCTGGTCAAGCGTCTGCAAAAAAGGTTCGCCGTATGA
- a CDS encoding amino acid ABC transporter ATP-binding protein, with amino-acid sequence MISIKNINKWYGDFQVLTNCSTEVSKGEVVVVCGPSGSGKSTLIKCVNALEPFQKGDIVVDGTSIADPKTNLPKLRSRVGMVFQHFELFPHLTITENLTIAQIKVLGRSKEEATKKGLQLLERVGLSAHAHKHPGQLSGGQQQRVAIARALAMDPVVMLFDEPTSALDPEMVNEVLDVMVQLAHEGMTMMCVTHEMGFARKVANRVIFMDQGQIIEDCKKEEFFGDISARSERAQHFLEKILQH; translated from the coding sequence ATGATCTCTATCAAGAACATCAACAAGTGGTATGGGGACTTCCAGGTACTGACCAATTGCAGCACCGAGGTCAGCAAGGGTGAGGTCGTGGTGGTGTGCGGCCCTTCGGGTTCGGGCAAGTCCACGCTGATCAAGTGCGTGAACGCCTTGGAGCCATTCCAGAAAGGCGACATCGTGGTCGACGGCACCTCCATCGCCGACCCGAAGACCAACCTGCCGAAATTGCGTTCGCGGGTGGGCATGGTGTTCCAGCACTTCGAGCTGTTCCCGCACCTGACCATCACCGAAAACCTGACCATCGCGCAGATCAAGGTGCTGGGCCGCAGCAAGGAAGAAGCCACCAAGAAAGGCCTGCAACTGCTCGAGCGCGTCGGCCTGTCGGCCCATGCCCATAAGCACCCGGGCCAGCTCTCCGGCGGCCAACAGCAGCGCGTGGCGATCGCCCGGGCCCTGGCGATGGACCCGGTGGTGATGCTGTTCGACGAACCCACCTCGGCCCTCGACCCGGAAATGGTCAACGAAGTGCTCGACGTGATGGTGCAACTGGCCCACGAAGGCATGACCATGATGTGCGTGACCCACGAAATGGGCTTCGCCCGCAAAGTGGCGAACCGGGTGATCTTCATGGACCAGGGCCAGATCATCGAAGACTGCAAGAAAGAAGAGTTCTTCGGCGACATCAGCGCCCGCTCCGAACGTGCGCAGCACTTCCTTGAGAAAATCCTGCAGCACTAA
- a CDS encoding histidine kinase gives MKCDPTLYRAAPPSLAVKPRLIRHLFLPPLIIALMIGLGYLGFWISEHYGVRGLAENGERQLELHARAVESEISKYTYLPSLLELESSVSTLLDDPTPEHRKTVNEYLEGLNRRSRSRAIYVMDTTGRVMATSNWRDVDSYLGEDLSFRAYFQNAVRGQPGRFYGIGSTNGEPGYYLAHGLEEQGKIIGVAVVKVRLEALEERWQRARLEAFVSDENGIIILSSDPARRLKSVRPLSDETKERLARSLQYYWFPLNELVPLARERLAEGMEKLTFPANTELVSDERAISYLSQTRPLSDTPWNFTLLTPLEDLRRQAINQGILVAVAFALVAFLLIAWNERRKVIATRLAAREALQEANSQLERRITERTTDLRASNERLKSQIRERRQAEETLRRAQDELVQAGKLAAIGQMSTSIAHELNQPLAALRTLSGNTVRFLERGQLDIASTNLKTINELIDRMGRITASLRAFARRGDDQGRASLGKAVEAALQLLGGRLENRNIQIHNGYADVQLQIDQTRLEQILVNLIGNALDAMQTQPEPQLWLDGESSHGKYRLRVRDNGHGIDPEARKHLFEPFFTTKPGEQGLGLGLTLSASLAAAAGGHLGVEFPVERGTTFVLSLPLVSLPPAEQP, from the coding sequence ATGAAATGCGACCCCACCCTCTATCGCGCCGCGCCGCCATCACTTGCCGTGAAACCTCGCCTGATCCGCCACCTGTTCCTACCGCCGCTGATCATCGCGTTGATGATCGGCCTGGGCTATCTCGGCTTCTGGATCAGCGAACACTATGGCGTGCGTGGCCTTGCCGAGAACGGCGAGCGCCAGCTGGAGCTGCATGCCCGGGCGGTGGAGAGTGAAATCAGCAAGTACACCTACTTGCCGAGCCTGCTGGAGCTTGAATCGAGTGTCTCGACGCTGCTCGACGACCCGACACCCGAACACCGCAAGACCGTCAACGAATACCTCGAAGGCCTGAACCGGCGCAGCCGCAGCCGGGCCATCTACGTGATGGACACGACCGGCCGCGTCATGGCCACCAGCAACTGGCGCGACGTCGACAGTTACCTGGGTGAAGACCTGTCCTTTCGCGCCTATTTCCAGAACGCCGTGCGCGGCCAGCCGGGTCGCTTCTATGGCATTGGCAGCACCAACGGCGAACCCGGCTACTACCTGGCCCACGGCCTGGAAGAACAGGGCAAGATCATTGGCGTCGCCGTGGTCAAGGTGCGCCTCGAAGCCCTGGAGGAACGCTGGCAGCGGGCACGCCTGGAAGCGTTCGTCAGCGATGAAAACGGCATCATCATCTTGTCCAGCGACCCGGCGCGGCGGCTCAAGTCCGTGCGTCCCTTGAGCGACGAGACCAAGGAACGCCTGGCCCGCAGCCTGCAATACTACTGGTTCCCGCTGAACGAACTGGTGCCCCTGGCCCGGGAACGCCTGGCCGAAGGCATGGAGAAACTGACCTTCCCGGCCAACACCGAACTGGTGTCCGACGAACGCGCCATCAGCTATTTGTCGCAGACCCGGCCACTGAGCGACACACCGTGGAACTTCACCCTGTTGACGCCGCTGGAAGACCTGCGCCGCCAGGCGATCAACCAGGGCATCCTGGTGGCCGTGGCCTTCGCCCTGGTGGCGTTCCTGCTGATCGCCTGGAACGAACGGCGCAAGGTCATCGCCACCCGCCTCGCGGCCCGGGAAGCCTTGCAGGAAGCCAACAGCCAGCTCGAACGTCGGATTACCGAACGCACCACCGACCTGCGCGCCAGCAACGAACGGCTCAAGAGCCAGATCCGTGAGCGTCGACAGGCCGAAGAGACCCTGCGCCGGGCCCAGGACGAACTGGTCCAGGCCGGTAAGCTGGCGGCCATCGGCCAGATGTCCACCAGCATCGCCCATGAACTCAACCAACCGCTGGCGGCCTTGCGCACGTTGTCTGGCAATACCGTGCGCTTTCTCGAACGCGGGCAACTGGACATCGCCAGCACCAACCTCAAGACCATCAACGAATTGATCGACCGCATGGGGCGCATCACCGCCAGCCTGCGCGCCTTTGCCCGACGGGGCGACGATCAGGGCCGGGCGAGCCTGGGCAAGGCCGTCGAGGCCGCGCTGCAATTGCTGGGCGGGCGCCTGGAAAACCGCAACATCCAGATCCACAACGGCTACGCCGACGTCCAGTTGCAAATCGACCAGACGCGCCTGGAGCAGATCCTGGTGAACCTGATCGGCAACGCCCTGGATGCCATGCAGACGCAGCCCGAGCCACAACTATGGCTCGACGGTGAAAGCAGCCACGGCAAGTACCGCCTGCGGGTGCGGGACAACGGCCATGGCATCGACCCCGAAGCCCGCAAGCATTTGTTCGAACCCTTCTTCACCACCAAGCCCGGCGAACAGGGCCTGGGCCTGGGACTGACGCTCTCGGCGAGCCTGGCCGCCGCCGCGGGCGGACACCTGGGCGTCGAATTCCCGGTCGAACGTGGCACCACCTTCGTCCTCAGTTTACCGTTGGTAAGCCTTCCCCCAGCCGAGCAACCATGA
- a CDS encoding Fis family transcriptional regulator, with translation MNNDLSVLIVEDDPHVLLGCQQALSLEDIPCIGVGSAEEALEQVGDDFAGIVISDIRLPGIDGLELLTRLKARDSRLPVVLITGHGDISMAVGAMQKGAYDFMEKPFSPERLVDVARRALEQRSLAREVSSLRRQLAERDSLEGRIIGRSPAMQHLRELIANVADTSANVLIEGETGTGKELVARCLHDFSRRHGKQFVALNCGGLPENLFESEIFGHEANAFTGAGKRRIGKIEHADGGTLFLDEVESMPLPLQIKLLRVLQERTLERLGSNQSVAVDCRVIAATKSDLDEMGRAGQFRSDLYYRLNVVTLELPPLRERREDILQLFEHFLQQSSLRFDRTVPQLDNQTLSNLMSHDWPGNVRELRNVAERYALGLPAFKKTGASSGGQGLAFAEAVEAFERNLLVDALQRSGGNLTQASQELGMAKTTLFDKVKKYGLSH, from the coding sequence ATGAACAACGACCTGAGCGTACTGATCGTCGAAGACGACCCCCACGTCCTGCTGGGTTGCCAGCAGGCCCTGAGCCTGGAAGACATCCCGTGCATCGGCGTGGGCAGCGCCGAAGAAGCCCTGGAACAGGTGGGCGATGATTTTGCCGGCATCGTCATCAGCGACATTCGCCTGCCGGGCATCGACGGCCTGGAACTGCTGACCCGTCTCAAGGCTCGGGACAGTCGCTTGCCGGTGGTGTTGATCACCGGCCACGGCGACATTTCCATGGCCGTCGGCGCCATGCAGAAAGGCGCCTATGACTTCATGGAGAAACCCTTCTCCCCCGAACGCCTGGTGGACGTCGCCCGGCGCGCCCTGGAACAGCGCAGCCTGGCCCGCGAAGTGTCATCGCTGCGCCGCCAGTTGGCCGAGCGCGACTCCCTGGAAGGCCGTATCATCGGCCGCTCGCCGGCCATGCAGCACCTGCGCGAACTGATCGCCAATGTCGCCGACACCTCGGCCAACGTGCTGATCGAAGGCGAGACCGGCACCGGCAAGGAACTGGTCGCCCGCTGCCTGCATGACTTCAGCCGGCGCCACGGCAAACAGTTCGTCGCGCTCAACTGCGGGGGCCTGCCGGAAAACCTGTTCGAAAGCGAGATTTTCGGCCATGAAGCCAATGCCTTCACTGGCGCCGGCAAGCGCCGGATCGGCAAGATCGAGCATGCCGATGGCGGTACGCTGTTTCTCGATGAAGTGGAAAGCATGCCCCTGCCCCTGCAAATCAAGTTGCTGCGGGTGTTGCAGGAACGCACCCTCGAACGGCTGGGCTCGAACCAGAGCGTGGCGGTGGACTGCCGGGTGATTGCCGCGACCAAGTCCGACCTGGACGAAATGGGCCGCGCCGGCCAGTTTCGCAGCGACCTGTATTACCGCCTCAACGTGGTGACGCTGGAACTGCCGCCCCTGCGCGAGCGGCGCGAAGACATCCTGCAACTGTTCGAACATTTCCTCCAGCAATCGTCCCTGCGTTTCGACCGCACAGTGCCGCAGCTGGATAACCAGACCCTGTCGAACCTGATGAGCCATGATTGGCCGGGCAACGTGCGCGAATTGCGCAACGTCGCCGAGCGCTATGCCCTCGGCCTGCCTGCCTTCAAGAAAACCGGTGCCAGCAGCGGCGGCCAGGGCCTGGCCTTCGCCGAAGCGGTGGAAGCGTTCGAACGCAACCTGTTGGTGGACGCCCTGCAACGCAGCGGCGGCAACCTGACCCAGGCCAGCCAGGAACTGGGGATGGCCAAGACCACCCTGTTCGACAAAGTCAAAAAATATGGCCTGAGCCATTAA
- a CDS encoding membrane protein: protein MDLIFKAALGAAVVVILAMLAKTRNYYIAGLVPLFPTFALIAHYIVGKGRSVDDLKTTIVFGMWSIIPYFVYLATLYVMVDRMRLEASLAVAAVAWLMAATVLVSVWVRVHG, encoded by the coding sequence GTGGACCTGATTTTCAAGGCGGCGCTGGGGGCTGCCGTGGTGGTGATCCTGGCGATGCTCGCCAAGACCCGCAATTACTACATCGCCGGGCTGGTGCCGCTGTTTCCCACCTTTGCCTTGATCGCCCACTACATCGTCGGCAAGGGCCGCTCGGTGGACGACCTAAAGACCACCATCGTGTTTGGCATGTGGTCGATCATTCCGTATTTCGTGTACCTGGCGACCCTGTATGTCATGGTCGACCGGATGCGCCTGGAAGCATCTCTGGCGGTGGCGGCGGTGGCATGGCTGATGGCCGCCACGGTGCTGGTCAGCGTCTGGGTAAGGGTTCACGGCTAA
- a CDS encoding 3-beta hydroxysteroid dehydrogenase — protein MSKIAIIGATGRAGSQLLEEALRRGHSVTAIARNTASIGDRPGVVSQSLDVLDSEALTAAVAGHDAVISAAHFATVPADKIIAPLKAAGVKRLLVVGGAGSLLLPDNSRVIDSDGFPEEYLAEATAGALFLDVLRQEQDLDWTFLSPSAEFVETERTGHFRLGKDHLLFDEAGRSWISFADYAIAMIDEVQTPQFSRTRFTVGY, from the coding sequence ATGAGCAAGATCGCAATCATCGGCGCCACCGGTCGTGCTGGCAGCCAACTGTTGGAAGAAGCCCTGCGTCGTGGCCACAGCGTGACGGCCATTGCCCGCAACACTGCAAGCATCGGTGACAGGCCTGGCGTGGTCAGCCAGTCACTGGATGTGTTGGACAGCGAAGCGCTGACTGCCGCCGTCGCCGGTCACGATGCCGTGATCAGTGCCGCGCACTTTGCCACCGTACCGGCCGACAAGATCATCGCGCCGTTGAAAGCGGCGGGGGTCAAGCGCCTGCTGGTGGTGGGTGGGGCCGGCTCGCTGCTGCTGCCGGACAACAGCCGGGTGATCGACAGCGATGGTTTCCCCGAGGAATACCTCGCCGAAGCCACGGCCGGAGCTTTGTTCCTGGATGTGCTGCGCCAGGAGCAGGACCTGGACTGGACGTTCCTTTCGCCTTCGGCGGAGTTCGTCGAGACCGAGCGCACCGGGCACTTTCGCCTTGGCAAGGATCACTTGCTGTTCGACGAGGCAGGCCGCAGTTGGATCAGTTTCGCCGACTACGCCATCGCGATGATCGACGAAGTGCAGACGCCGCAGTTTTCGCGGACGCGGTTCACCGTCGGCTATTGA
- a CDS encoding beta-lactamase, with amino-acid sequence MTGFTPLKRLLLATASLAFAAHSWAADLTLDVYNPGAAAVFPVSSVLVSGEHDAILVDAQFGKSQAEQVVEKIRASGKRLTTIYISHGDPDYYFGLQTLTAAFPEAKVLATQPTVEHIKHTMDGKLKYWGPILKADAPDNAIVPQVLKGDSLTLEGKRLQVIGLDGPQPERSFVWIPSIKAVVGGVVVAENIHVWMADTQTPQSHQDWLATLDSIEKLQPRSVIPGHYLGESTRSVASVKFTAGYIKAFDEETARAKDAAALIAAMKQRYPDLGEDSSLELSAKVAKGEMKW; translated from the coding sequence ATGACCGGATTCACCCCACTCAAGCGCCTGTTGCTGGCGACCGCATCCCTGGCGTTCGCGGCCCATAGCTGGGCAGCCGACTTGACACTCGATGTCTACAACCCTGGCGCCGCGGCGGTCTTTCCGGTGTCCTCGGTGTTGGTCAGTGGCGAGCACGACGCCATCCTGGTCGACGCCCAGTTCGGTAAATCCCAGGCCGAGCAGGTCGTGGAAAAAATCCGCGCCAGCGGAAAGCGACTGACCACGATTTACATCAGCCACGGCGATCCCGACTACTATTTTGGTTTGCAGACCCTGACGGCCGCTTTCCCCGAGGCCAAGGTGCTGGCCACCCAGCCGACCGTCGAACACATCAAGCACACGATGGACGGCAAGCTGAAATATTGGGGGCCGATCCTGAAGGCTGATGCACCCGACAACGCCATCGTGCCCCAGGTGCTCAAGGGCGACAGCCTGACCCTGGAGGGCAAGCGCTTGCAGGTCATCGGCCTGGATGGCCCGCAACCGGAGCGCAGTTTCGTCTGGATACCATCGATCAAGGCCGTGGTCGGGGGCGTGGTGGTGGCCGAGAACATCCATGTCTGGATGGCCGACACCCAGACGCCGCAGTCCCATCAGGATTGGCTGGCGACCCTGGACAGCATCGAGAAGCTGCAGCCGCGCAGCGTGATCCCCGGCCATTACCTGGGCGAGAGCACCCGCTCCGTGGCGTCGGTCAAGTTCACCGCCGGCTACATCAAGGCTTTCGACGAAGAAACCGCTCGCGCCAAAGACGCCGCCGCCCTGATCGCCGCCATGAAACAACGCTACCCGGACCTGGGCGAAGACAGCTCGCTCGAGCTCAGTGCCAAGGTGGCCAAGGGGGAAATGAAGTGGTGA
- a CDS encoding LysR family transcriptional regulator — protein sequence MQVFVTVVDLGSQSAAAEHLDLSRPVVSRYLAELEDWVGARLMHRTTRKLSLTAAGTEILPRCRQMLELSGDLQAAVSKPDDAPRGLLRISTSTSFGQAQLTKAMAEYVKRYPGVSVDLQMLDRTVNLVDERIDLAIRMSNDLDPNLIARRLTVCRSVICASPGYLQEHPTPQRVEDLSQHNCLTHAYVGKSLWHFEQDGEQVSVPVQGNISSNEATTLLQAAMAGAGVAMLPSYQAGPHIRRGELVRLVPHAEPRQMNMYAVYASRKHMPSALRSLLDFLVQKFPETPEWDVGL from the coding sequence ATGCAGGTGTTCGTCACCGTGGTGGACCTGGGCAGCCAGTCGGCGGCGGCCGAGCACCTGGACCTGTCGCGACCGGTGGTGTCGCGGTATCTGGCGGAGCTGGAAGACTGGGTCGGCGCCCGACTGATGCACCGCACCACCCGCAAGCTGAGCCTGACAGCCGCCGGCACGGAAATCCTGCCGCGCTGCCGGCAGATGCTGGAGCTGTCCGGCGACCTGCAAGCGGCTGTCAGCAAGCCGGACGACGCACCACGGGGCCTGCTGCGCATCAGCACCAGCACCTCCTTTGGCCAGGCCCAACTGACCAAGGCCATGGCCGAGTACGTCAAGCGCTACCCCGGGGTGAGCGTCGACCTGCAGATGCTCGATCGCACCGTGAACCTGGTGGACGAGCGCATCGACCTGGCGATCCGCATGAGCAACGACCTGGACCCGAACCTGATCGCCCGCCGCCTTACGGTGTGCCGCTCGGTGATCTGCGCCTCGCCCGGTTACTTGCAGGAACACCCGACACCCCAGCGGGTCGAGGACCTGAGCCAGCACAACTGCCTGACCCACGCCTACGTGGGCAAGAGCCTCTGGCATTTCGAGCAGGACGGCGAGCAGGTCTCGGTGCCGGTGCAGGGCAATATTAGCAGCAACGAAGCCACCACCCTGTTGCAGGCGGCCATGGCAGGCGCCGGCGTGGCCATGCTGCCCAGCTATCAGGCCGGCCCCCACATCAGGCGCGGCGAGCTGGTACGCCTGGTGCCCCATGCCGAGCCGCGGCAAATGAACATGTACGCGGTCTACGCCTCACGCAAGCACATGCCCTCGGCACTGCGCAGCCTGCTGGATTTCCTGGTGCAGAAATTTCCCGAGACGCCGGAGTGGGATGTGGGGTTGTAA